One window of the Borreliella burgdorferi B31 genome contains the following:
- a CDS encoding DUF792 family protein yields the protein MTSNKKIANNAANKIDINNKITNNHDIEKKKIKEKINDIEKKEIREITRIIRDVITQIFALFGADNFLVLFPRMDLKGFGYIPQLFFIKPKNELITRTYNTSCSKRPVINYYDRKAEYVSYNPVMTGEHISLNGGILTSLYKDMISLLKMTVFGNTMLRFDAHLVKEQLANRIQAQVPFSIYSPTFGLKELAVITSLSFKDTPFIDEVEVSLSIEIVKTFALEKYKG from the coding sequence ATGACAAGTAACAAAAAAATTGCTAACAATGCAGCTAACAAAATAGATATTAATAATAAAATTACTAACAATCATGATATTGAAAAGAAAAAAATCAAGGAAAAAATTAATGATATTGAAAAGAAAGAAATCAGGGAGATTACTCGAATAATAAGAGATGTAATAACCCAAATATTTGCCCTTTTCGGAGCAGATAATTTTTTAGTGTTATTTCCTAGAATGGATCTAAAAGGTTTTGGATATATTCCTCAATTGTTTTTTATAAAACCAAAAAATGAACTCATAACACGCACTTATAATACTAGTTGTTCTAAAAGACCAGTTATCAATTATTATGATAGAAAAGCGGAATATGTAAGCTACAATCCGGTAATGACTGGTGAACATATATCATTAAACGGGGGAATACTAACATCCTTATATAAGGATATGATTTCTTTACTCAAAATGACTGTTTTTGGCAATACTATGCTACGCTTTGACGCTCATCTTGTAAAAGAACAACTAGCCAATAGAATACAAGCACAAGTCCCTTTTAGTATATATAGTCCAACTTTTGGCCTTAAAGAATTAGCTGTAATTACAAGTCTTTCGTTTAAAGATACTCCTTTCATTGACGAAGTTGAGGTTAGTTTATCAATAGAAATAGTAAAAACATTTGCATTGGAAAAATATAAAGGATAA
- a CDS encoding DUF693 family protein, with the protein MLLLQYDFKIEFYNVDTSKKSPDGIPFAEEIPKIIINTQDGIHIDISISNVYSNIHTISSKQAKVVLWNLPLDFTDDIKFGDIVKIYYKKFAHEKNFDFIMAGTLGPPMSTDYPGGDFSVDLDVRLLTKSNFFNRELAGKEGKNFKGKTVKEAIESVFPNRNILNMDEKDCLKIIDKDIYATTPKEFIDKIKGTYVHNVIADIGTGLRGYECYLIFTNYIKKGENVHYEALEDYGLEFIPQQEITLGTTLKKNLIFWNAKTFFTHKLNVGDKVSFIDGLGKMIKTTIKETSARLSNTGECSLILKLEDDSNTKRKK; encoded by the coding sequence ATGCTGTTACTACAATATGATTTTAAAATTGAGTTCTACAATGTAGATACATCAAAAAAATCACCTGATGGAATTCCTTTCGCCGAAGAAATTCCTAAAATTATCATCAATACACAAGATGGAATTCATATTGATATTTCCATATCCAACGTGTATTCAAATATTCATACTATAAGTTCCAAACAAGCAAAAGTCGTACTTTGGAATCTTCCCTTAGACTTCACCGACGACATTAAATTTGGAGATATAGTAAAAATATATTATAAGAAATTTGCTCATGAAAAAAATTTTGATTTCATAATGGCAGGAACTTTAGGACCTCCTATGAGCACTGATTATCCGGGTGGGGATTTTAGTGTAGATCTTGATGTTCGTTTATTAACTAAAAGCAATTTCTTCAATCGCGAATTGGCAGGCAAAGAAGGCAAAAACTTTAAAGGCAAAACGGTGAAGGAGGCAATAGAATCTGTATTTCCCAATCGCAATATCCTTAATATGGATGAAAAAGATTGTCTTAAAATTATTGACAAAGATATTTATGCCACAACACCAAAAGAGTTTATTGACAAAATTAAAGGAACATATGTTCATAACGTAATAGCCGATATTGGTACTGGTTTACGGGGATATGAATGCTATCTGATATTTACTAATTATATAAAAAAGGGGGAAAATGTCCACTACGAGGCATTAGAAGACTATGGGCTTGAATTTATACCACAACAAGAAATTACTTTGGGCACAACACTCAAAAAAAATCTTATATTTTGGAACGCAAAAACATTTTTCACACATAAGTTAAATGTTGGAGATAAAGTCTCATTTATTGATGGACTAGGGAAAATGATAAAAACCACTATAAAAGAAACAAGTGCAAGGCTTAGCAATACAGGAGAGTGTTCATTAATATTAAAGTTAGAAGATGATTCTAATACAAAACGTAAAAAATAA
- a CDS encoding DUF777 family protein: MNEDYEIYRMNQRLYGQALAQEDLKNWIYSNIFIIKIGTVKEFKHQTQEAIVTIPEFEDLEIHTKNISNISLELSKGDCVLLLQSSINIFDKNNDIHFDKHHFYILSAISPKTLNLISDTVKIRANNKIEIANQTTSLKKILDNIVSAINGIKIIGDSVIDESSLKIATAQINSDINSLFK, encoded by the coding sequence ATGAATGAAGACTATGAAATTTACAGAATGAATCAACGCCTTTATGGCCAGGCATTGGCTCAAGAAGACCTTAAAAATTGGATTTATTCAAACATTTTTATAATTAAAATTGGCACTGTAAAGGAGTTTAAACATCAAACTCAAGAAGCTATTGTTACAATACCCGAATTTGAAGATTTAGAAATTCACACAAAAAATATCTCTAATATCAGTTTAGAACTATCAAAAGGTGATTGCGTTTTACTACTTCAATCAAGCATTAATATTTTTGATAAAAATAACGATATTCACTTTGACAAACATCATTTTTATATACTTAGTGCAATTAGCCCAAAGACTTTAAATCTAATCTCTGATACTGTTAAAATTAGAGCGAATAATAAAATTGAAATAGCAAACCAAACAACTAGCTTAAAAAAAATTCTAGATAATATTGTTAGTGCTATCAATGGTATAAAAATTATAGGGGACTCAGTAATTGACGAATCAAGCTTAAAAATAGCAACCGCTCAAATTAATTCTGATATTAATAGTTTGTTTAAGTAA
- a CDS encoding DUF2634 domain-containing protein: MDLRLGNNFELVFNNDLSLVDGIDEQKQRFLIFLKTLRGSLSYAPHWGLDYFLLLKLLKINNLHAVKNYFHEISKELNLDLINISTTIQDNKAHISFFFSGDVLNMEFNL, encoded by the coding sequence ATGGATTTAAGATTAGGCAATAATTTTGAATTGGTATTTAATAACGATTTATCACTTGTTGATGGAATTGATGAACAAAAACAAAGATTTTTGATATTTTTAAAAACCTTAAGGGGTAGTTTAAGCTATGCTCCTCATTGGGGATTGGACTATTTCTTGCTTTTAAAGCTGTTAAAAATTAACAATCTTCACGCTGTAAAAAATTATTTTCATGAAATATCTAAAGAGCTTAACTTAGATTTAATAAATATTTCAACTACTATACAAGACAACAAAGCACATATATCCTTTTTTTTCTCCGGCGATGTTTTGAATATGGAGTTTAATTTATGA
- a CDS encoding DUF276 domain-containing protein — protein MSIVFDSDFGILKRTIKDIVRSKREYLRVNYGINIDDNQSSIYNIIASSLALIEEEIIDELNLFFSKMKPGGTYWAAIEEHISSKSTTYSAVRTALLNLDGIEYTNIKSAAGKANIYLILKETLLDTSKSNINSPEFKAKLWETLYLTTPSGTLLEGDIEIDGLNSTGQRKSYKISLGKRKYVYMKVKYKLDLKNYLYLNIDSQIRDIYSRIISNNYSDMGISFEYQDFFAPVNEVKGIKFMEISACIKDTDTESITKIGDSDFKKNQDIAINDDTMLLFNMTDRLLIDIG, from the coding sequence ATGAGCATAGTTTTTGATTCTGATTTTGGCATTTTAAAACGTACAATTAAGGATATTGTAAGATCGAAAAGAGAATATTTGCGTGTAAATTATGGGATTAATATTGATGATAATCAAAGCTCAATTTATAACATTATTGCGTCTTCTTTAGCATTAATTGAAGAAGAAATAATTGATGAGCTTAATCTCTTTTTTTCTAAAATGAAACCAGGTGGTACTTATTGGGCTGCTATTGAAGAACACATTTCTTCTAAAAGCACAACTTACAGTGCGGTTCGCACGGCTTTACTTAATCTTGATGGGATTGAGTACACTAATATTAAAAGTGCAGCTGGTAAAGCCAACATATATCTAATTCTAAAGGAAACTTTACTAGACACTAGTAAATCTAATATTAATAGTCCTGAATTTAAAGCAAAACTTTGGGAAACATTATATCTAACAACTCCTAGTGGTACTTTACTTGAGGGAGACATAGAAATTGATGGTCTCAATTCAACTGGACAACGTAAATCCTATAAAATATCACTAGGGAAAAGAAAATATGTTTACATGAAAGTAAAGTATAAACTTGACCTTAAAAACTATCTCTACTTAAACATAGACTCTCAAATTAGGGACATTTATTCTAGGATTATTTCAAATAACTATTCTGATATGGGAATTAGCTTTGAATATCAAGACTTTTTTGCTCCAGTTAATGAAGTTAAAGGAATTAAGTTTATGGAAATAAGTGCTTGTATTAAAGATACAGACACTGAGAGTATTACAAAAATTGGTGATAGCGATTTTAAAAAAAATCAAGATATTGCCATTAATGATGACACAATGCTACTTTTCAATATGACAGATAGATTGCTTATTGATATTGGATAG
- a CDS encoding DUF735 family protein, producing MKIPNLFKNTEIHKFIRTETEYAQALLNELKSLNSNFISINVIENIKSRYIAIWISQVLSIFYAKTQTLQSITSNINSVIFALRHIGTDESFRLIFKTFLNVDIEVTTPEAGVIDISLKGVIKTNFTTFISPSTKKGKRLKKIILREKKPGYAASKKALVFNSLPKGYDHSIYAFIKRIIPIGRVLKINNTDGNNIITFNN from the coding sequence ATGAAAATACCCAATCTTTTCAAAAACACCGAAATTCATAAATTTATACGTACAGAAACAGAATATGCACAAGCATTGCTTAATGAACTTAAGTCCCTTAATTCCAACTTCATATCCATTAATGTAATAGAAAATATAAAATCAAGATATATTGCAATATGGATATCTCAAGTTTTATCTATCTTTTATGCAAAAACTCAAACTTTACAAAGTATTACAAGCAATATTAATAGTGTTATTTTTGCTTTACGTCATATTGGCACTGACGAGTCATTTAGACTGATTTTCAAGACCTTTTTAAATGTGGACATTGAAGTTACTACTCCTGAAGCTGGGGTTATTGATATCTCTTTAAAAGGGGTAATAAAAACAAACTTTACTACATTTATTTCGCCTAGCACTAAGAAAGGAAAACGACTAAAAAAGATAATTCTTAGAGAAAAGAAGCCGGGATATGCTGCATCTAAAAAGGCTTTAGTATTCAACTCACTTCCTAAGGGCTATGATCATTCAATTTATGCTTTTATTAAGAGAATTATTCCTATTGGTAGAGTTCTCAAAATTAATAATACAGATGGTAACAATATTATAACTTTTAACAACTAA
- a CDS encoding DUF685 domain-containing protein, protein MADDQEKLLIDEEETVQIKDLNKVTTVNDTDLLLLDDGAASSNAITFKNFLDASKDKIFKGEGLDYFKQIIKSTIAEELAADKDFVEKIYAKITDKLINNDSTNISNLFSKIKSRLTDSISSATLSRSDHLLIMPSSDTIQKTPVPKHILGVPSNLAYGSITRSTTLYPSDYENNAIFINMEDNDDVTLIFSKSYDNSPVYLDIEIQVKINDNRMQKKSLKLQYSDETTYNRVYEIAGPRGLFTRIPIYKGWYVQKRASLYGDPVPDLLKL, encoded by the coding sequence ATGGCTGATGATCAAGAAAAATTACTAATTGATGAAGAAGAAACGGTTCAAATAAAAGATTTAAATAAGGTTACGACCGTTAACGATACTGATCTTTTACTGCTTGATGATGGAGCTGCAAGCAGTAATGCTATCACCTTTAAAAACTTTTTAGATGCTTCTAAAGACAAAATATTTAAAGGAGAGGGATTAGACTATTTTAAGCAGATAATTAAGTCTACAATTGCCGAAGAACTTGCAGCTGATAAAGATTTTGTAGAAAAAATTTATGCTAAAATAACGGACAAATTAATTAACAACGATTCTACTAATATTTCTAACCTTTTTAGTAAAATTAAATCACGCCTTACAGATAGCATATCATCAGCCACTTTATCTAGAAGTGATCATCTTTTGATAATGCCTTCATCAGATACTATTCAAAAAACACCCGTTCCTAAACATATACTTGGAGTACCATCAAATCTTGCTTATGGCAGCATAACTAGAAGTACTACACTTTATCCTTCTGACTATGAGAATAACGCGATATTTATTAATATGGAAGACAATGATGATGTAACTCTTATTTTTTCTAAAAGTTACGATAATTCTCCCGTTTATCTTGATATTGAAATTCAAGTAAAAATCAATGATAATAGGATGCAGAAAAAATCATTAAAACTTCAGTATTCTGATGAAACTACATACAATAGGGTTTATGAAATTGCGGGCCCCCGCGGACTATTCACCAGAATTCCCATTTATAAAGGATGGTATGTCCAAAAAAGAGCCTCCTTGTATGGAGATCCAGTCCCAGATCTTTTAAAACTGTAA
- the blyA gene encoding holin BlyA, whose translation MDTIKLTELLINLNEIKLIAVMIFVTVLVLGVLILLKPLLKDILTIVIGKIFKNGNGNGKNHIKKRD comes from the coding sequence ATGGATACTATTAAATTAACCGAACTTCTTATCAATTTAAACGAAATTAAACTTATAGCGGTAATGATTTTTGTAACAGTGCTGGTTTTAGGAGTATTAATTCTTCTCAAGCCTTTACTAAAAGACATATTGACTATTGTAATAGGCAAGATTTTTAAGAATGGTAATGGTAATGGCAAAAATCACATTAAAAAAAGAGATTAA
- a CDS encoding BlyB family putative holin accessory protein, whose amino-acid sequence MKLSKDNVELGLTSLSTLIDIFSKFEDEFDEIAHKGFFLVYELYSHYKLIYTANMERLESALTPAINAALAPLNEKINQCIDLVNSDEKNLKISNDLKFNQEGKPIYKERTNNAK is encoded by the coding sequence ATGAAATTATCCAAAGATAATGTTGAGCTTGGACTTACGTCTTTATCAACCCTTATTGATATATTTTCTAAATTTGAAGATGAATTTGATGAAATTGCACATAAAGGATTCTTTTTGGTTTATGAGCTGTATTCTCATTATAAATTAATCTATACAGCAAATATGGAAAGACTTGAGAGTGCATTAACCCCAGCAATAAATGCGGCACTCGCTCCATTAAATGAAAAAATCAATCAATGCATTGACTTAGTTAATTCTGATGAAAAAAATCTCAAAATATCTAATGATCTGAAATTCAATCAGGAAGGAAAACCTATCTATAAGGAAAGAACAAATAATGCAAAATAA
- a CDS encoding BlyB family putative holin accessory protein, which produces MQNNTIGLGLNLLSSLTNIAKTDTNIDHNYINTFSKVIDFFYKTYISTLKSMETAESTKIFEEIQDILKYNIEIIEAISTDKSKRIITSLKATRNKIMKEYIKILKRGENA; this is translated from the coding sequence ATGCAAAATAACACTATTGGTTTAGGACTTAATTTACTATCCAGCTTAACTAACATAGCTAAAACTGATACAAACATAGATCATAATTACATTAATACTTTTAGTAAAGTAATAGATTTTTTCTACAAAACATATATAAGCACACTAAAATCTATGGAAACAGCTGAGTCAACTAAAATATTTGAAGAAATACAAGACATTTTAAAATACAACATTGAGATAATAGAGGCTATCTCTACTGACAAAAGCAAAAGAATTATCACTTCACTTAAAGCAACACGTAACAAAATCATGAAAGAATATATCAAAATACTTAAAAGAGGTGAAAATGCTTAA
- a CDS encoding BBA14 family lipoprotein produces the protein MLKRLHCLLIVLLLCCTTIANLPEEPKPPIIPTLKSLAKYETQLSEYVMYLVTFLAKTKVKVNDPNYPEYPYPDLSTLKDEHSITAVKHNINIYLEYIKKTKPIAEKVYNKYSQLKM, from the coding sequence ATGCTTAAAAGATTGCATTGTCTGCTAATTGTTTTGTTACTATGTTGCACCACTATTGCCAACCTACCAGAAGAGCCAAAACCGCCAATTATTCCAACACTAAAATCTTTAGCTAAATATGAAACACAACTTTCAGAGTATGTTATGTACCTAGTAACATTTTTAGCTAAAACAAAAGTCAAAGTTAATGACCCAAATTATCCAGAATATCCTTATCCAGATTTATCAACACTAAAAGACGAACACTCCATAACTGCTGTAAAACATAATATCAACATATATTTAGAGTACATTAAAAAAACAAAACCAATAGCGGAAAAAGTCTATAATAAATATTCCCAGTTAAAAATGTAA
- the bdr gene encoding Bdr family repetitive protein: METVSTNIASVTQEQIYKEFIRLGMEQLIAQDLSKRYYHNELTYRDLENLEKQFDIKFDNLVSKIDGVKNELNTKIDNVEKNLQKDISNLDIKIDNVEKNLQKDISNLDTKIDSVKTELNTKIDTVEKNLNAKIDSVEKNLNAKIDNVEKNLMSLSEMLKWVLGIMGAMSITMIAGLIFAFISK, from the coding sequence ATGGAAACAGTGTCAACAAATATTGCAAGTGTAACTCAAGAACAAATATATAAAGAATTTATTAGACTGGGCATGGAACAACTAATAGCACAAGATTTATCTAAAAGATATTATCACAATGAGCTAACATATAGAGATTTAGAAAATTTAGAAAAACAATTTGATATAAAATTTGATAATCTTGTTTCTAAAATAGATGGTGTCAAAAATGAACTTAACACTAAAATTGATAATGTAGAAAAAAATTTACAAAAAGATATATCTAATTTAGATATCAAGATAGATAATGTAGAAAAGAATTTGCAAAAAGACATATCTAATTTAGATACTAAGATTGATAGTGTTAAAACCGAACTTAATACTAAGATTGATACTGTAGAAAAGAATTTAAATGCCAAAATAGATAGTGTTGAAAAGAATTTAAATGCCAAAATAGACAATGTTGAAAAGAATTTAATGTCTCTTTCAGAAATGCTTAAATGGGTATTGGGAATTATGGGAGCAATGTCTATAACAATGATAGCAGGGCTAATATTTGCTTTTATTTCCAAATAG
- a CDS encoding Mlp family lipoprotein: MKIINILFCLFLLMLNGCNSNDNDTLKNNAQQTKSRRKRDLTQKEVTQEKPKSKEELLREKLNDDQKTQLDWLKTALTDAGEFDKFLENNEDKIKSALDHIKSELDKCNGKENGDVQKNTFKQVVQGALKGGIDGFGASNATTTCNGS, translated from the coding sequence ATGAAAATCATCAACATATTATTTTGTTTATTTTTACTAATGCTAAACGGCTGTAATTCTAATGATAATGACACTTTAAAAAACAATGCCCAACAAACAAAAAGCCGGAGAAAACGTGATTTAACCCAAAAAGAAGTAACACAAGAAAAACCTAAATCTAAAGAAGAACTACTTAGAGAAAAGCTAAATGATGATCAAAAAACACAACTTGACTGGTTAAAAACCGCTTTAACTGATGCTGGAGAATTTGATAAATTTTTAGAAAACAATGAAGATAAAATAAAATCTGCACTTGATCATATAAAAAGTGAACTTGATAAATGCAATGGAAAAGAAAATGGGGATGTTCAGAAAAATACATTTAAACAAGTAGTTCAGGGAGCTCTTAAAGGGGGAATAGATGGCTTTGGTGCAAGCAATGCAACTACTACATGCAACGGTTCCTAA
- a CDS encoding ERF family protein, with protein MENLSNNNQEIQNNIQAKISFRKDMKTLKMNLPGIDKSLKGYGYKYQNFNEIVREIKNVIKKHNLELDIEQYPISIEGQYGIVDYIRTTFYSTSTGYEFSFDTRIPTENLQWNNENGSKVTNTVYQMFGSGITYVKRYALVAALGIESEIDTDAAPIYNNHENENSMSSKQVSVNQKQEQKREQKQEINQIQKNNTIQNQKRDIKQEQKKDRLYYYGVFKEALSNIKDWVNSPTTKDNINSIIQKISFIQNIDPNNFDDIKKIESDLISYFEKNSDFKSINYWAEIIKNYFKKNNRLKDLQDFERFMGLKRPIYGPSPLIFFSILKEYERFDEIFAA; from the coding sequence ATGGAAAATCTTTCAAACAATAATCAAGAAATACAAAATAATATTCAAGCAAAAATAAGCTTCAGAAAAGATATGAAAACCCTAAAAATGAATTTACCAGGGATTGACAAAAGTCTTAAAGGATATGGATATAAATATCAAAATTTCAATGAAATAGTTAGAGAAATTAAAAATGTTATTAAAAAGCACAATTTGGAGCTTGATATTGAGCAATATCCAATTTCTATAGAGGGTCAATATGGCATAGTTGATTATATTAGGACTACATTCTACAGTACAAGTACTGGATATGAATTTTCTTTTGATACGCGAATTCCTACAGAAAATTTACAATGGAACAATGAAAATGGGTCTAAAGTTACAAATACAGTGTATCAGATGTTTGGTTCAGGCATTACTTATGTCAAAAGGTATGCTTTAGTTGCAGCTCTTGGTATAGAAAGTGAAATAGATACTGATGCAGCTCCTATTTACAATAACCACGAAAACGAAAATTCTATGTCTAGCAAGCAAGTTAGTGTTAATCAAAAGCAAGAACAAAAAAGAGAACAAAAACAAGAGATTAATCAAATTCAAAAAAATAACACTATTCAAAACCAGAAAAGAGATATTAAGCAAGAACAAAAAAAAGATAGGCTTTATTATTACGGTGTTTTTAAAGAAGCTTTGTCTAATATAAAAGACTGGGTAAATAGCCCTACAACAAAAGATAATATAAACTCAATTATTCAAAAAATAAGCTTTATTCAGAATATAGACCCCAATAATTTTGATGATATCAAGAAAATTGAATCTGATTTAATCTCGTATTTTGAGAAAAATAGTGATTTTAAAAGCATAAACTATTGGGCCGAGATTATAAAAAACTATTTCAAGAAAAATAATAGATTAAAGGATTTACAAGATTTTGAAAGGTTTATGGGGCTTAAGAGGCCTATTTATGGCCCTAGTCCATTAATATTCTTTAGTATCTTAAAAGAATACGAACGGTTTGATGAGATATTTGCAGCATAG
- a CDS encoding plasmid maintenance protein — protein MKGFLNNAKSPTCYNKHQHKLISLTSTLDYLNKKDKKYTQQNILYYFNENLKRNGLAPTTLRTMQNYLYKLEKVLKVTTNYYQHLGVNCGTEIYYKLKYPKKECYQKINKYFKERKNSRFKSRVNKHLKDNVSKNGSVNSVECLSNKNNIKEERKIKEIEKYQLRNYFNNCNFKTEEALSILYLNIDKDTKIEAINILKQNEIALIKKFNIKKSCMKEKQKKLKEILYNTRKKLEENGYNPKQLEINLQKVYENYKYKPHFIIENHKYSDLNNIKRKLEKSIKRKKENSQQNYQNLKENIFNILIEQLKKETNIEILKPIVKEYLNNQKKIEYNKVFGTYHLELSEIIKNEKNSLTTEEFSIKAV, from the coding sequence ATGAAAGGTTTTCTAAATAATGCGAAAAGTCCAACTTGCTACAACAAACACCAACACAAATTAATATCTCTTACTTCAACACTAGATTATCTAAACAAAAAAGACAAGAAATACACGCAACAAAACATACTCTATTACTTTAATGAAAATTTAAAAAGAAATGGGCTAGCTCCCACTACACTAAGAACAATGCAAAATTATCTTTACAAATTAGAAAAAGTATTAAAAGTCACAACTAATTACTACCAACACTTAGGTGTAAATTGTGGAACTGAAATTTACTATAAGCTAAAGTATCCTAAAAAAGAATGTTACCAGAAAATCAACAAGTACTTTAAAGAACGAAAAAACTCTAGATTTAAATCTAGAGTTAATAAACATTTAAAAGACAATGTTTCTAAAAATGGTAGTGTAAATTCAGTGGAGTGTTTAAGTAATAAAAATAATATAAAAGAAGAAAGAAAGATTAAAGAAATAGAAAAATATCAACTAAGAAATTATTTCAATAATTGTAACTTTAAAACGGAAGAAGCTCTTTCTATTTTGTATTTAAATATTGATAAAGATACTAAGATTGAGGCAATAAATATCTTAAAACAAAATGAAATTGCCCTAATAAAAAAATTCAATATAAAAAAATCTTGCATGAAAGAAAAACAAAAAAAATTAAAAGAAATTCTATACAACACTAGGAAAAAATTAGAAGAAAACGGGTACAATCCTAAACAATTAGAAATAAATTTACAAAAAGTATACGAAAATTACAAATATAAGCCCCATTTTATTATTGAAAATCATAAATATAGCGATTTAAACAATATAAAGCGTAAATTAGAAAAGTCGATTAAAAGAAAAAAAGAAAATTCTCAACAAAATTATCAAAATTTAAAGGAAAATATTTTCAATATCCTTATTGAACAACTAAAAAAAGAAACAAATATTGAAATTCTAAAGCCTATTGTAAAAGAATATTTGAATAACCAAAAGAAAATAGAATACAATAAAGTATTTGGTACATATCATCTTGAATTATCAGAAATAATAAAAAATGAAAAAAATTCTTTAACCACAGAAGAATTTAGCATAAAGGCCGTATAA
- a CDS encoding DUF226 domain-containing protein translates to METAPEPIETVKKGKCKVECQNKERFILIEKENGKAMYHTKIMMDIYKFGVYEKKHEFRLSLRALFNGERIVEETHLYPIKEGDKFIGIFYGYRKPIKKPLIKYQINGARKAYALARAYYMEFRFKAGSVFCYFKGLYRLLDKKRTNNHYNKVLFSMFTDLEQQVYKFYGKKYPEQGPLIKWILKNLK, encoded by the coding sequence ATGGAAACTGCACCAGAACCTATTGAAACTGTAAAAAAAGGTAAATGTAAAGTTGAATGCCAAAATAAAGAACGCTTTATTTTGATTGAAAAAGAAAATGGTAAAGCAATGTACCATACAAAAATAATGATGGATATTTACAAATTTGGAGTTTATGAGAAAAAACATGAATTTAGACTATCATTGAGGGCCTTATTTAATGGAGAAAGAATTGTTGAAGAAACTCATTTGTACCCAATTAAAGAAGGAGATAAGTTTATTGGTATTTTTTATGGCTACAGAAAACCAATAAAAAAGCCATTAATAAAGTATCAAATAAACGGGGCTAGAAAAGCATATGCATTAGCAAGGGCATATTATATGGAATTTAGATTTAAAGCCGGAAGTGTTTTTTGCTATTTTAAAGGGCTATATCGATTATTAGATAAAAAAAGAACAAATAATCATTACAACAAAGTTTTATTTAGTATGTTTACGGATTTAGAACAACAAGTATATAAATTTTATGGGAAAAAATACCCGGAACAAGGACCGTTAATAAAATGGATACTAAAAAACCTAAAATAA